Proteins from a genomic interval of Nautilia sp. PV-1:
- the rpoC gene encoding DNA-directed RNA polymerase subunit beta', which translates to MKKFKYVKLDWDEENRPKDIDAVQVKIASPEEILSWSFGEVKKPETINYRTLKPERDGLFCAKIFGPINDYECLCGKYKKMRYKGIVCEKCGVKVTSSKVRRERFGHIELVTPVAHIWYVSNLPSRIGTLLDIKMKDLERVLYYEAYVVYEPGDAPVNKGDVLVEDEYRKLVELYGDTGFHAEMGAEIIKRMLEELDLAEMYHTLKEELKNTRSEARKKDIVKKLKIVEGFLNSDNRPEWMIMSVIPVLPPDLRPLVALDGGKFAVADVNDLYRRVIHRNQRLKRLIELDAPEIIIRNEKRMLQEAVDALFDNGRRGNTIKGANKRPLKSLSDVIKGKTGRFRQNLLGKRVDYSGRSVIVVGPNLRMDQCGLPKKMALELFKPHLIGKLEEKGYATTIKQAKRHIEEKTPEVWECLQEVVDQYPVLLNRAPTLHKLSIQAFHPVLIDGNAIQLHPLVCAAFNADFDGDQMAVHVPLSQEAIAEAKVLMLSSMNILLPASGKAIAVPSQDMVLGIYYISLMKDGVKGEHKLFASPEEVLAAFDEGAVDLHAKVKVKVKGEVVDTTPGRMILHSIAPDFVPVEMYNKIMKKKDISNLVDYVYKYGGLKVTAEFLDNLKNLGFKYAAKVGVSISAADIVVPEEKQQIVEEALKKVKEVQEQYKKGLLTDQERYNKIIDIWTKANNDIADKLMELMKKDKDGFNSIYMMADSGARGSASQIKQLAGMRGLMAKPNGEIIETPIISNFKEGLNVLEFFISTHGARKGLADTALKTASAGYLTRKLVDVSQNFRVIMQDCGTHEGIEVTDIADGSTLVESLEERIYGRVLADDVYDPITNEVLYTEGTLITEEEAKEIVRKGVKSVKIRSALTCKAPKGICAKCYGMSLAERRLVKVGEAVGILAAQSIGEPGTQLTLRTFHTGGIAGSTQEERQIVAEKYGYIRYYNIETYDRDGKKIVANRRNAAVLLVEPKLKSPCDGIVRIETQHEEVLVEIECDDGTVKRYSLRKNDLVKGTELAGIAGKTEGKLYIPYKNARVSKDDAIVEVIKEAWYIPQRIPYGAELKVADDEPVPLKVEAKASGMVKFYKLTGDHLERIYDIKSGSEIGLDNEYKGLFAVIVDDNDREADRYYIVRGSKILVDDNAKIKAGDLIAEPIKGESKVIAEWDPFANPILAEADGVVKFEDVIDGFTVTTQVDELTGESRIIVKEYLPKGYQPRILLANKEKVFEYVLEPKTVIHVQEGAEVKQGDILAKTPKAVARSADITGGLPRVNELFEARRPKSPAIISEIDGTVKFGKTVRGKQRLIVEGETSVKEYLVPQDRQILVHEGDFVHAGERLTDGIISSYDILNILGEKALQQYIVAEVQKVYRLQGVNINDKHIELIVNQMLRQVRILDSGDTKFIEGDLVSKKMFNEENERIKKFGGEPAIAEPMLVGITRAAIQSDSFISAASFQETTRVLTEASIQGKFDYLEDFKENIVLGRVVPVGTGMFYHHERDLKLDHE; encoded by the coding sequence AGAGACGGGCTTTTCTGTGCAAAAATTTTCGGACCTATAAATGATTATGAGTGTCTTTGCGGTAAATACAAAAAAATGCGCTATAAAGGTATTGTTTGTGAAAAATGTGGGGTGAAAGTAACATCTTCTAAAGTTAGAAGAGAAAGATTCGGTCACATTGAACTTGTAACTCCTGTAGCGCATATCTGGTATGTTTCAAACCTTCCAAGTAGAATCGGAACGCTTCTTGATATTAAAATGAAAGATCTTGAAAGAGTACTTTATTATGAAGCGTACGTTGTATATGAACCTGGTGACGCTCCCGTAAACAAAGGTGATGTATTAGTGGAAGACGAATACAGAAAACTTGTTGAGCTTTACGGTGATACAGGTTTCCATGCTGAAATGGGAGCTGAAATTATTAAAAGAATGCTTGAAGAGCTTGATTTAGCTGAAATGTATCATACGTTAAAAGAAGAGCTTAAAAACACAAGAAGCGAAGCAAGAAAAAAAGACATTGTTAAAAAACTTAAAATTGTTGAAGGTTTCTTAAACTCTGACAACAGACCTGAGTGGATGATTATGTCAGTAATTCCTGTACTTCCGCCAGATCTTAGACCTCTTGTTGCACTTGACGGTGGTAAATTTGCGGTTGCTGATGTTAACGACCTTTACAGAAGGGTAATTCACAGAAACCAAAGACTTAAAAGACTAATCGAACTTGATGCGCCTGAGATTATTATCAGAAACGAAAAAAGAATGCTTCAAGAAGCCGTTGACGCACTGTTTGACAACGGAAGAAGAGGTAATACTATTAAAGGTGCAAACAAAAGACCTCTTAAATCATTAAGTGATGTTATTAAAGGTAAAACAGGAAGATTTAGACAAAACCTTCTTGGTAAAAGGGTTGACTACTCAGGAAGAAGTGTTATCGTAGTTGGACCTAACCTTAGAATGGATCAGTGCGGTCTTCCTAAAAAAATGGCGCTTGAACTGTTCAAACCGCATCTAATCGGAAAGTTAGAAGAAAAAGGTTACGCGACGACAATTAAACAGGCAAAAAGACATATTGAAGAAAAAACACCTGAAGTTTGGGAATGTCTGCAGGAAGTTGTTGATCAGTATCCGGTACTTTTAAACAGGGCGCCGACACTTCATAAATTATCTATTCAGGCATTCCATCCGGTACTTATCGACGGTAACGCAATTCAATTGCATCCGCTTGTTTGTGCGGCATTCAACGCCGACTTCGACGGTGACCAGATGGCTGTTCACGTACCTTTAAGCCAGGAAGCAATTGCCGAAGCAAAAGTATTGATGTTAAGTTCTATGAATATTCTATTACCGGCTTCTGGTAAAGCTATTGCGGTTCCTTCACAGGATATGGTACTTGGTATTTATTATATTTCTCTTATGAAAGACGGAGTAAAAGGTGAACATAAACTGTTCGCATCACCTGAAGAAGTGCTTGCGGCATTTGACGAAGGTGCTGTGGATTTACACGCAAAAGTAAAAGTAAAAGTAAAAGGTGAAGTTGTTGATACAACTCCTGGTAGAATGATTTTACATTCAATCGCACCTGATTTTGTACCGGTTGAGATGTACAATAAGATCATGAAGAAAAAAGATATCTCAAACCTTGTAGATTATGTATATAAATACGGCGGACTTAAAGTAACCGCGGAATTTTTGGATAACCTTAAAAACTTAGGTTTCAAATATGCGGCAAAAGTCGGGGTATCTATTTCTGCTGCTGATATCGTAGTTCCGGAAGAAAAACAGCAAATCGTAGAAGAAGCGCTTAAAAAAGTAAAAGAAGTTCAGGAACAGTATAAAAAAGGTCTTTTAACTGATCAGGAAAGATACAATAAAATTATCGATATCTGGACAAAAGCCAACAACGATATCGCAGATAAACTGATGGAACTAATGAAAAAAGACAAAGACGGATTCAACTCAATTTATATGATGGCTGACTCAGGTGCGAGGGGTAGTGCGTCTCAGATTAAACAGCTTGCAGGTATGAGGGGTCTGATGGCAAAACCTAACGGTGAAATTATCGAAACACCGATTATCTCAAACTTTAAAGAAGGTCTAAACGTACTTGAGTTCTTCATCTCGACTCACGGTGCGAGAAAAGGTCTTGCGGATACGGCCCTTAAAACGGCAAGTGCAGGGTATCTAACAAGAAAACTTGTTGACGTTTCGCAAAACTTCAGAGTAATCATGCAGGATTGTGGAACTCATGAAGGTATCGAAGTTACTGATATCGCAGACGGTTCTACTCTTGTAGAAAGTCTAGAAGAGAGAATTTACGGAAGAGTTTTAGCGGATGACGTTTACGATCCGATTACTAACGAAGTGCTTTACACTGAAGGTACGCTAATTACAGAAGAAGAAGCGAAAGAAATCGTTAGAAAAGGTGTTAAATCTGTAAAAATCAGAAGTGCTCTTACATGTAAAGCGCCTAAAGGTATCTGTGCTAAATGTTACGGTATGAGTCTGGCAGAAAGAAGGCTTGTAAAAGTTGGTGAGGCTGTAGGTATTTTGGCTGCTCAGTCAATTGGGGAACCTGGTACACAGTTGACACTAAGAACATTCCATACAGGTGGTATTGCGGGATCTACTCAGGAAGAGAGACAAATTGTAGCTGAAAAATACGGATACATCAGATACTATAACATTGAAACATACGACAGAGACGGCAAAAAAATCGTTGCAAACAGAAGAAACGCGGCTGTATTATTAGTAGAACCGAAATTAAAATCGCCGTGTGACGGAATTGTAAGAATTGAAACACAGCACGAAGAAGTACTTGTTGAAATAGAATGCGATGACGGAACTGTTAAAAGATATTCATTAAGAAAAAATGACCTTGTTAAGGGTACTGAACTTGCAGGTATTGCAGGTAAAACCGAAGGAAAACTGTATATTCCTTATAAAAACGCAAGAGTCAGCAAAGATGATGCTATAGTTGAGGTAATTAAAGAAGCATGGTATATTCCTCAAAGAATACCTTACGGTGCTGAGCTTAAAGTTGCTGATGATGAACCGGTTCCTTTGAAAGTTGAGGCTAAAGCCAGCGGTATGGTTAAATTTTATAAATTAACGGGTGATCATTTAGAGAGAATTTATGATATTAAATCTGGAAGTGAAATTGGCCTTGATAATGAATATAAGGGTCTGTTTGCGGTTATTGTTGATGATAATGATAGAGAGGCAGACAGATATTATATTGTTAGAGGTTCTAAAATTCTTGTAGACGACAACGCTAAGATTAAAGCGGGTGATTTAATTGCCGAACCTATTAAAGGTGAGAGCAAAGTGATTGCTGAGTGGGATCCGTTTGCGAATCCAATCCTGGCTGAGGCTGACGGTGTTGTTAAATTTGAAGACGTAATCGACGGATTTACTGTTACAACTCAGGTGGATGAATTAACGGGTGAGAGCAGAATTATCGTAAAAGAATATTTACCAAAAGGTTATCAGCCAAGAATTTTACTTGCGAATAAAGAGAAAGTATTCGAATATGTGCTTGAGCCTAAAACAGTTATTCACGTTCAGGAAGGCGCTGAGGTTAAACAGGGTGATATCTTGGCTAAAACACCAAAAGCGGTTGCAAGAAGTGCCGATATTACAGGGGGTCTTCCAAGAGTTAACGAACTGTTTGAAGCAAGAAGACCTAAATCGCCTGCGATTATCAGTGAAATCGACGGTACAGTTAAATTCGGTAAAACCGTAAGAGGTAAACAAAGATTGATAGTTGAAGGTGAAACAAGCGTAAAAGAATACCTTGTACCTCAGGACAGACAAATCCTGGTACACGAAGGCGACTTTGTACATGCTGGGGAGAGACTTACTGACGGTATTATTTCAAGCTATGATATTCTTAACATCCTTGGAGAAAAAGCGCTTCAGCAATATATCGTTGCAGAAGTTCAAAAAGTATACAGACTTCAAGGGGTTAACATTAACGATAAACATATCGAACTTATCGTTAACCAGATGCTAAGACAGGTAAGAATCTTAGACAGCGGTGATACTAAATTTATCGAAGGCGACTTGGTAAGTAAGAAAATGTTTAATGAAGAAAATGAAAGAATTAAAAAATTCGGCGGCGAGCCAGCGATTGCAGAACCGATGCTTGTAGGTATCACAAGAGCGGCTATTCAGAGTGACAGCTTTATATCAGCAGCGTCATTCCAGGAAACAACAAGAGTTCTTACGGAAGCAAGCATTCAAGGTAAATTCGATTATCTTGAAGATTTTAAAGAAAACATTGTTCTTGGTAGGGTTGTACCTGTTGGTACTGGTATGTTCTATCATCATGAGAGAGATTTAAAACTAGATCACGAATAA
- the rpsL gene encoding 30S ribosomal protein S12, with protein MPTINQLVRKGRKQVIKKSKSPALVSCPQRRGVCTRVYTTTPKKPNSALRKVAKVRLTSGYEVISYIPGEGHNLQEHSIVLVRGGRVKDLPGVKYHIVRGALDTAGVKGRVHSRSKYGTKKADAGKK; from the coding sequence ATGCCTACTATAAACCAATTAGTTAGAAAAGGTAGAAAACAGGTAATTAAAAAATCTAAATCACCTGCACTTGTAAGCTGTCCTCAAAGAAGAGGGGTTTGTACAAGAGTATATACTACTACTCCTAAAAAACCTAACTCAGCTTTGAGAAAAGTTGCAAAAGTTAGACTTACTTCAGGTTATGAAGTAATTAGTTACATCCCGGGTGAAGGTCACAACCTACAAGAACACAGCATCGTGCTTGTAAGAGGTGGTAGGGTAAAAGACTTACCAGGGGTTAAATATCACATCGTAAGAGGTGCTCTTGATACAGCTGGTGTTAAAGGAAGAGTACACTCAAGAAGTAAATACGGTACAAAAAAAGCTGACGCAGGTAAGAAGTAA
- the rpsG gene encoding 30S ribosomal protein S7 produces the protein MRRRRAPKRPVMPDPVYNSEVVTKFINKVMWDGKKTLAERIVYGAIEKLDEKGEEKGIDLFFKAIENVKPLLEVRSRRVGGATYQVPMEVRPERQQTLSIRWIVDAARNRNERTMVERLANELFDAANERGAAFKKREDTHRMAEANKAFAHYRW, from the coding sequence ATGAGAAGAAGAAGAGCCCCAAAAAGACCGGTAATGCCGGATCCGGTATATAACAGCGAAGTAGTTACAAAATTTATTAACAAAGTTATGTGGGACGGTAAAAAAACATTAGCAGAGAGAATCGTATACGGTGCGATTGAAAAATTAGACGAAAAAGGTGAAGAAAAAGGAATTGACCTATTCTTCAAAGCGATTGAAAACGTAAAACCTTTACTTGAAGTTAGAAGTAGAAGAGTCGGTGGTGCTACATACCAGGTTCCAATGGAAGTAAGACCTGAAAGACAGCAGACTTTATCAATCAGATGGATTGTTGACGCTGCAAGAAACAGAAACGAAAGAACTATGGTAGAAAGACTTGCAAACGAACTTTTTGATGCTGCAAACGAAAGAGGAGCGGCATTTAAGAAAAGAGAAGATACTCATAGAATGGCTGAAGCTAACAAAGCATTCGCTCACTATAGATGGTAA
- the fusA gene encoding elongation factor G codes for MPRKTPLHMVRNIGIAAHIDAGKTTTTERILYYTGVSHKIGEVHEGAATMDWMDQEKERGITITSAATTCFWKDHQINIIDTPGHVDFTIEVERSMRVLDGAVAVFCAVGGVQPQSETVWRQANKYRVPRIAFVNKMDRIGADFYNVEKQIRERLKANAVPIQIPIGAEDNFKGVVDLVKMKALVWDDEAALGSKYEEQEIPEDLREKAEEYREKMIESVVETDEALMEKYFAGEELTEEEIKNAIKKATIAIEIVPMLCGTAFKNKGVQPLLDAVIDYLPAPDEVDWIKGIDPKTGEEISVNPSDDEPFAGLAFKIMTDPFVGKLTFTRFYSGTITSGSYVLNATKNKKERVGRLLRMHSNKREEVNEFYSGEIGAIVGLKNTLTGDTLCDEKRPIILERMEFPDPVISVAVEPKTKADQEKMAIALQKLAEEDPSFRVTTDEESGQTIISGMGELHLEIIVDRLKREFKVECNTGKPQVAYRETFKNQVEQEYKYAKQSGGRGQYGHVFIRLIPQEPGKGYEFVDLIKGGVIPREYIPAVDKGIQEAAQGGVLAGFPVVDFKVELFDGSYHDVDSSEMAFKLAGSMAFKEGVKKANPVILEPIMKVEIEVPEEYMGDVIGDINRRRGQVNSMEDVHGIKKINAFVPLSEMFGYSTDLRSMTQGRGTYSMVFDHYEEVPSNIADEIIKERQG; via the coding sequence ATGCCAAGAAAAACCCCTTTACATATGGTAAGAAACATTGGTATCGCCGCGCATATCGACGCAGGTAAAACAACAACTACAGAGAGAATCCTTTACTATACAGGTGTTTCTCATAAAATCGGTGAGGTGCACGAAGGTGCAGCTACAATGGACTGGATGGATCAGGAAAAAGAAAGAGGTATTACAATTACTTCTGCAGCAACTACATGTTTTTGGAAAGACCACCAAATTAACATTATCGATACTCCGGGACACGTTGACTTTACAATCGAAGTTGAAAGAAGTATGAGGGTACTTGACGGTGCCGTTGCGGTATTCTGTGCGGTTGGTGGTGTTCAGCCTCAGTCTGAAACAGTTTGGAGACAGGCAAACAAATACAGAGTTCCAAGAATCGCATTCGTTAACAAAATGGACAGAATCGGTGCGGATTTCTATAACGTTGAAAAACAGATCAGAGAAAGACTAAAAGCTAACGCAGTTCCAATTCAGATTCCAATCGGTGCGGAAGACAACTTCAAAGGTGTTGTTGATTTAGTTAAAATGAAAGCTCTTGTATGGGATGACGAAGCTGCGCTTGGAAGTAAATATGAAGAGCAGGAAATTCCTGAAGATTTAAGAGAAAAAGCTGAAGAATACAGAGAAAAAATGATTGAATCAGTTGTTGAAACTGATGAAGCGTTAATGGAAAAATATTTTGCCGGTGAAGAGTTAACTGAAGAAGAAATTAAAAATGCTATTAAAAAAGCTACAATTGCTATTGAGATCGTACCAATGCTTTGCGGTACTGCATTCAAAAATAAAGGTGTTCAGCCGTTACTTGACGCGGTAATCGATTATCTTCCGGCTCCTGATGAAGTTGACTGGATTAAAGGTATTGATCCTAAAACTGGTGAAGAAATCAGTGTAAATCCAAGTGACGACGAACCGTTTGCAGGTCTTGCGTTCAAAATTATGACTGACCCGTTCGTTGGTAAACTTACATTTACAAGATTCTATTCAGGTACAATTACTTCAGGTAGTTACGTACTAAACGCAACTAAAAACAAAAAAGAAAGAGTTGGTAGACTTCTAAGAATGCACTCAAACAAAAGAGAAGAAGTTAACGAATTCTACAGTGGGGAAATCGGAGCAATCGTTGGTCTTAAAAACACACTTACAGGGGATACTCTTTGTGATGAAAAAAGACCAATTATTCTTGAGAGAATGGAATTCCCAGATCCGGTTATCAGCGTAGCTGTTGAGCCTAAAACTAAAGCTGACCAGGAAAAAATGGCAATCGCTCTTCAAAAACTTGCTGAAGAGGATCCAAGTTTCAGAGTGACAACTGACGAAGAATCTGGACAGACTATTATTTCTGGTATGGGTGAGCTTCACCTTGAAATTATTGTAGACAGACTTAAGAGAGAATTTAAAGTTGAATGTAACACTGGTAAACCTCAGGTTGCATACAGAGAAACATTCAAAAACCAAGTTGAGCAAGAATACAAATACGCAAAACAGTCAGGTGGTAGAGGTCAGTACGGTCACGTATTCATCAGATTAATTCCACAAGAGCCTGGAAAAGGTTATGAGTTTGTTGATTTAATTAAAGGTGGGGTAATTCCAAGAGAATACATCCCGGCAGTTGATAAAGGTATCCAAGAAGCTGCTCAAGGCGGTGTTTTAGCTGGATTCCCGGTAGTTGACTTTAAAGTTGAACTTTTCGACGGTTCTTACCATGACGTTGACTCAAGTGAGATGGCGTTTAAACTTGCTGGTTCTATGGCATTTAAAGAAGGTGTTAAAAAAGCTAACCCTGTTATTCTTGAGCCGATCATGAAAGTTGAAATCGAAGTTCCAGAAGAGTACATGGGTGACGTTATCGGTGACATCAACAGAAGAAGAGGTCAGGTTAACTCTATGGAAGATGTACACGGAATCAAAAAAATTAACGCATTCGTTCCACTTAGCGAAATGTTCGGTTACTCAACAGACCTTAGAAGTATGACTCAGGGTAGGGGAACATACTCAATGGTATTCGATCACTATGAAGAAGTACCAAGCAACATTGCTGATGAAATTATCAAAGAAAGACAAGGTTAA
- a CDS encoding magnesium transporter CorA family protein: MVKYFKLTGGIEEIEKIETNCWINVVNPTDKELEYLKTELNLPSDVINDILDPDEVSHIEYEDDYTLIILRIPIYDINNDIPYFTVPLGIFITKEYILTLCAKENEILPINELNLIKKYYKKIPDNLNFILKIFLRTGKIYLRYLKQINKYISLIQKDLEQSIRNKELIDLLKMEKCLVYFITSIKANEIILAKLNHSKNIKSEINEDLLEDAIIENKQALTMAQIYSDILSGMMDAFASVISNNLNIVMKQLTSISIILMIPTVIYSLFGMNVPLFIENKQWALPFIIIGSFFLSYLGVILFKRKNWF; encoded by the coding sequence ATGGTTAAATATTTTAAATTAACAGGCGGTATCGAAGAAATAGAAAAAATTGAAACTAACTGTTGGATTAATGTTGTAAATCCTACAGATAAAGAGCTGGAATATTTAAAAACAGAACTAAACCTTCCCTCAGACGTAATAAATGATATTTTAGACCCGGATGAAGTTTCTCATATCGAATATGAAGATGATTACACTCTTATAATTCTTAGAATCCCTATATATGATATTAATAATGATATCCCGTATTTTACAGTGCCGTTAGGTATTTTTATAACCAAAGAATATATTTTAACTCTCTGCGCAAAAGAAAATGAAATACTTCCAATAAACGAACTTAACCTTATAAAAAAATATTATAAAAAGATTCCTGATAATTTAAATTTTATTTTAAAAATATTTCTTAGAACCGGCAAAATTTATTTAAGATATCTTAAACAGATCAATAAATACATTTCATTAATACAAAAAGACCTCGAACAGTCCATTAGAAATAAAGAGCTTATTGATCTATTAAAAATGGAAAAATGTCTTGTATATTTTATTACCTCTATTAAAGCAAATGAAATTATTTTAGCAAAACTTAACCATTCAAAAAACATAAAAAGTGAAATAAATGAAGATTTGCTTGAAGATGCCATTATAGAAAATAAACAGGCTTTAACAATGGCACAGATATACTCTGATATTTTAAGCGGAATGATGGATGCGTTTGCCTCCGTAATATCCAATAACTTAAACATTGTCATGAAACAGCTAACTTCAATTTCAATTATTTTAATGATTCCGACCGTTATTTACAGTTTATTCGGTATGAATGTCCCTCTTTTTATTGAAAACAAACAATGGGCACTGCCGTTTATAATAATCGGGTCATTCTTTTTATCTTACTTAGGTGTAATATTATTCAAAAGAAAAAACTGGTTTTAG
- the modD gene encoding ModD protein: MFYTYEEIDRLVSEDMPFFDLTQKLLDIKEKGKISFFTRKDCIVTASELIEKLAKKLELKVVFKEKDGRFVKAGSKLFEAEGENVLILWKVAQNIYEYALSVSTYVHEMTAKARKHNPNIEILTTRKVIPFTKKVALQAVIDGGGLPHRVTTTETILIFENYINLYGGWDKFYKNFEKLKHKSIEKKWVVEAKNFEHAKKLVEIGVDVLQLDKLDIETTEKIVEIAHEKNIKVISAGGININNVEEYAKAGVDSIVTTAPYFAKGADVKVVIESF; encoded by the coding sequence ATGTTTTACACCTACGAAGAAATTGACAGGCTTGTTTCTGAAGATATGCCGTTTTTTGATTTGACTCAGAAACTTCTGGATATAAAAGAAAAAGGAAAAATTTCATTTTTTACCAGAAAAGACTGTATTGTAACTGCAAGTGAGCTTATAGAAAAACTGGCAAAAAAACTTGAGCTTAAAGTAGTATTTAAAGAAAAAGACGGACGATTTGTTAAAGCCGGAAGCAAACTGTTTGAAGCAGAAGGAGAAAATGTACTGATTTTATGGAAAGTTGCTCAAAATATATATGAATATGCATTAAGCGTGTCTACATATGTACATGAGATGACCGCAAAAGCCAGAAAACACAATCCAAACATAGAAATACTTACAACCAGAAAGGTAATTCCTTTTACTAAAAAGGTTGCATTACAGGCTGTTATCGACGGAGGAGGGCTGCCTCATAGGGTGACAACAACAGAAACGATACTTATTTTTGAAAATTACATTAACCTTTATGGAGGATGGGATAAGTTTTATAAAAATTTCGAGAAATTAAAACATAAATCTATAGAAAAAAAATGGGTAGTGGAAGCGAAAAATTTTGAACATGCCAAAAAACTTGTAGAAATAGGAGTGGATGTTTTACAGCTTGATAAACTGGATATTGAAACAACAGAAAAAATTGTAGAAATCGCGCATGAAAAAAATATAAAAGTGATAAGTGCCGGAGGAATTAATATAAATAATGTGGAAGAATATGCAAAAGCGGGAGTAGACAGTATCGTTACAACCGCTCCTTATTTTGCTAAAGGAGCGGATGTGAAGGTTGTTATAGAGTCTTTTTAA
- a CDS encoding DUF6858 family protein: MQQMIVQEKYPVFVLDVEKNETHYKTAQEIIEFFKEKINSHPVCTYIGEFDHYAHTSSLENGEINPEIKDCKLVLFCFGNKLPNGKITAARPRSISVTEYTEKFEIAFLEAPALIANEVMEGWVKELKKTL, translated from the coding sequence ATGCAACAGATGATAGTTCAGGAAAAATATCCTGTATTCGTATTAGACGTAGAAAAAAATGAAACTCATTATAAAACGGCTCAGGAAATTATCGAATTTTTCAAAGAAAAAATCAATTCACACCCTGTTTGTACATATATCGGTGAATTCGATCATTACGCACACACCTCATCGCTTGAAAACGGTGAAATCAATCCGGAAATAAAAGACTGCAAATTGGTTCTTTTCTGTTTTGGAAACAAACTTCCAAACGGTAAAATCACAGCAGCAAGACCAAGAAGTATCAGCGTAACGGAATATACTGAAAAATTTGAAATAGCTTTTCTAGAAGCTCCTGCATTAATCGCAAACGAAGTAATGGAAGGCTGGGTAAAAGAGCTTAAAAAGACTCTATAA
- a CDS encoding YdcH family protein, with protein MFKECCPELIPVMEQVAAENPHIAKLIERHQELNKIIDEVEAGREHMDELELEKLKKEKLHIKDEVYAAVVEYKKEKGI; from the coding sequence ATGTTTAAAGAATGTTGCCCTGAATTAATACCTGTTATGGAACAAGTTGCGGCAGAAAATCCACATATAGCTAAATTAATCGAAAGACATCAAGAACTTAATAAAATAATTGATGAAGTTGAAGCAGGAAGAGAGCATATGGACGAACTTGAGCTTGAAAAACTTAAAAAAGAAAAACTTCATATTAAAGACGAAGTGTATGCGGCGGTAGTCGAATATAAAAAAGAAAAAGGAATTTAA